Within Romboutsia sp. CE17, the genomic segment TTGTATTTACTATATTAGTTATACTTACTAAAGATATAACCGCAATAAATCCATATACAAATACTTTTATTGCTCTAGTTGATTCTTCCATTTCTTTAGCATATTCAATTTCATCATTAACTTTATATCCATATTTTGTTGCTAATTCTTTTACTGTATTCCTAGTATTTTCATCTTTATCTGTTAAAATGTGTATTCTACTTTTATCTATATCAAAACCTAATTTTTTACCTACTTCATCATAAGTTATAAAATCAATTCCCATATAAGATGATGATGCATTTCCTGGAAGTAAATCCTCTGTTGTAGCTAATACTTTTAGCTTTATATTCTTTCTTATTTCTTTATCATTTTTTTCATCATAACTTGTAACATAGGCATCTATTGTATCCCCTACTTTATAATTAGTTAAAGATACATCTCCTTTTTTTCCTGGTTCTTCATAATAACTTTTATTTCTTAGTATTATCCCATTTTCTTCTATAGCAGTTTTTTTATTAAAACTTCCACTCTTAAGTTTTAATTTACTTATAGCTTCTTCTCCAGGAAGTTTAACCATATTATTCATAAAATCATATACAATTTCATTATTTTTATTTTCTTTAGTGTAGTAGTTATCTATTAAGTCTTTATAGTCTTTATTTATATTACTTTCTTTAATATATGTCCCTATACCCCATTCACTGTTAATACTAAAGTTATTTACTCCATCAATCTTACTTAATTCTTCTTCCATATTATTGTCTTCTACAAGTCCATTTTTCCATAAGTATAAGTCATAATTCATTTGTCCAGCATAAACTTCATTAGACTTAACAAAAAGCTCCATAAATCCACTAAATGCAATAAATATTACTACACTTATTATTAATGAGAATAATGTTATTCTAAACTTCTTCTTATTTCTTCTTAGATTTTTATAAGCAATAACACCTTCTGTTTTAAATAATGCTCTAACTATTTTTGAGTCTTTAACTTTTCCTAATTTTAAATTACTACTATTTTTTATAGCTTCAAGAGGAGAAGTTTTTGCTGCTGTTATTGCTGGTAATATTGCTGATATCCCTATTGTAAGTAATACTATTACTATACTTCCTATAATTATATAATTATTATAAACTACTCTTAAATTCATTTCTGCAATAAAGGAGTTTCCAAAAAATTTCTGTATAAATTTAAATACCAAATCTATTGCTATTGTTCCACAAGCTATTCCAATTGGTATTGCTATTATACTTACTATAAGTGCTTCTACAAATACTAATTTCATAACTTGAGATTTTGTTGCACCTATAGAATTTAGTATTCCAAATTGCTTTTTTCGCTCACTTATTGATATGCTAAATGCATTATACACTGTAGCTATTGTACACACTACAACTAAAACTGTAACTATTAATATTATCATATATATAGTGTCATTTATATGTGTATATGCACTTGCACCTTGAAGTCTTAATAAATGTTCATTAAATGATAAATTTTCATAAAATATACCTTGTTCATTATTATAATATAGATTATCACCTTCATCTATATTACTTTCACTTACCATTTCTTTTACTTTTAATCCTAAATTTTTTGCTATTTTAGGAGCTATATCATAAATTTCAGCTGGCTTATTAGCACATATTGATACATTAACAGATTGATCTTCTTTTAATTTATTTACATCTAAATACGTTATGCCTGTAGTAACTTCACTACTACCTATTGCTTCAAATCCAGGTTTTTCAATAGTACCTACAATTTTTAATTCTTTTTGCTTAGTATCTACTATTTTTTCTTCATCATCAGATAACCATAAACTACCTTCAATATTATTTCCATCTTTATCTATTCTTCTACCAACATTAAGTGTTATAGTGTCTCCTATTTTCTTGTTGACA encodes:
- a CDS encoding ABC transporter permease — translated: MNLYTSLTLRYLKENKKRTIVTIIGIILSTALICGIGNIFESFMDYQIRETIAGNGEFHATFYDIKKDNLDKITKSAGISKTALSNNLGSAKLTSDKKNVIQVKEYDNNAFEGYQIKLKDGKLPVNDKEIVITEEALNIVNKKIGDTITLNVGRRIDKDGNNIEGSLWLSDDEEKIVDTKQKELKIVGTIEKPGFEAIGSSEVTTGITYLDVNKLKEDQSVNVSICANKPAEIYDIAPKIAKNLGLKVKEMVSESNIDEGDNLYYNNEQGIFYENLSFNEHLLRLQGASAYTHINDTIYMIILIVTVLVVVCTIATVYNAFSISISERKKQFGILNSIGATKSQVMKLVFVEALIVSIIAIPIGIACGTIAIDLVFKFIQKFFGNSFIAEMNLRVVYNNYIIIGSIVIVLLTIGISAILPAITAAKTSPLEAIKNSSNLKLGKVKDSKIVRALFKTEGVIAYKNLRRNKKKFRITLFSLIISVVIFIAFSGFMELFVKSNEVYAGQMNYDLYLWKNGLVEDNNMEEELSKIDGVNNFSINSEWGIGTYIKESNINKDYKDLIDNYYTKENKNNEIVYDFMNNMVKLPGEEAISKLKLKSGSFNKKTAIEENGIILRNKSYYEEPGKKGDVSLTNYKVGDTIDAYVTSYDEKNDKEIRKNIKLKVLATTEDLLPGNASSSYMGIDFITYDEVGKKLGFDIDKSRIHILTDKDENTRNTVKELATKYGYKVNDEIEYAKEMEESTRAIKVFVYGFIAVISLVSITNIVNTISTNINLRKRELAIIKSIGVTQSGFNKMIYLESLLYGALALLYGVPIGISIDILMNKTLGDVIQLGMVLPWGAVAICFVGIFAITFIASYIPMKKINKENIIDNIRQESI